One genomic region from Anguilla rostrata isolate EN2019 chromosome 2, ASM1855537v3, whole genome shotgun sequence encodes:
- the LOC135249090 gene encoding tumor necrosis factor receptor superfamily member 13B, translating into MDGSCSDSEYWDQLVRMCLSCERRCEHSQGRCVEFCASLHCRASPGNFYDPLLKQCMQCAELCGSHPVECAQACKAQPTARSLTRLPEDGAALTPPTTRGSSFPRGEHHTVIIYSLLGLCLAALFCTLSVALVALLCRSRGRGARGARRAGPQEEQETSDDALHPSSKDRLMDAVVGGRGHEEKKAWPTVVGGRGHEEKKAWPTVVGGRGHEEKKAWPTVVGGRGHEEKKAWPTETCVHCFPELRVQQRVEDKLPPPNVYQQATGMAPPSEASTLLYQDGVAVATNRHASLHGPGGKDGALRIICSPTQSG; encoded by the exons ATGGATGGAAGCTGCAGCGACAGTGAGTACTGGGACCAGCTCGTGCGAATGTGCCTGTCCTGCGAGAGGAGGTGCGAGCACAGTCAAGGTAGATGCGTCGAATTCTGTG CGTCGCTCCATTGCCGAGCCAGCCCGGGGAACTTCTACGACCCGCTGCTGAAACAGTGCATGCAGTGCGCGGAGCTGTGCGGGAGCCACCCCGTCGAATGTGCGCAGGCCTGCAAGG CTCAACCAACCGCCCGGAGTCTGACTCGGCTTCCCGAGGACGGAGCTGCACTTACGCCgcccaccaccagggggagctccTTCCCGAGAGGGGAGCACCACACGGTCATCATCTACTCCCTCTTGGGCCTGTGTCTGGCCGCGCTGTTCTGCACCCTGTCCGTGGCCCTGGTGGCGCTGCTGTGCAGATCGAGGGgccggggggcccggggggcccGCAGGGCGGGGCcccaggaggagcaggaaaCCAGCGACGACGCCCTTCACCCTTCTTCCAAAG ATCGGCTGATGGACGCGGTGGTTGGTGGGCGGGGTCATGAGGAGAAGAAGGCGTGGCCTACGGTGGTTGGTGGACGGGGTCATGAGGAGAAGAAGGCGTGGCCTACGGTGGTTGGTGGGCGGGGTCATGAGGAGAAGAAGGCGTGGCCTACGGTGGTTGGTGGACGGGGTCACGAAGAGAAGAAGGCGTGGCCTACAGAGACGTGCGTTCACTGCTTCCCCGAGCTCCGGGTGCAGCAGCGGGTCGAGGACAAGCTGCCGCCACCCAACGTCTACCAACAGGCCACGGGCATGGCGCCCCCCTCTGAAGCCTCCACGCTACTGTACCAGGACGGCGTCGCCGTAGCGACGAACCGCCACGCCTCACTGCATGGCCCTGGAGGGAAGGACGGCGCCCTGAGGATCATCTGCTCTCCAACACAGAGCGGCTGA